CGAAAATGATTCAAGTCTGCAATTAAAGTCCGCTGGTACCAACTTGGTTGTTTGTAGAGCTTGCAAACTTGTGAGAGGCCTTTACAGTTAGTCAAGACTAGAATTCTACTATAACCCATCTCCAAAGCTTTAATCATTGATTCTCCAATAGCATCTTGTATGGCAAGACAAAAGGGCTTCCTTCCACAGCTGGTGCCGCCTGTAAACACGTTGCTTCCATCCACCTTTGTTGCCTCGTAAGCATAGCCACTCCTTTTGGTTTTCCTGTTGTTGGAAGCTGCTACTTTGATGAGAAGCTGCCAGTCTTGGTTAGTGAATTGCTTCTTCGATTGTTGGCTGCTACTGGATTTCTGATTTTTGCTGTTGTTAAAAGCTTGCTGGTACCTGCATAAAAGAGATTGGGAGGTTAGAAGCACTTCCATAGGATTAGGATTTTTCCCTTGATGAAGAACCAAATTCCTATGGTTCCATATAGACCAAAGGGTAGTAAAAATAGATTGCAGTAGACCCATTCTGATAGGATTACTAGGATCATTTTGCATAACACAATTCTCCACCCATTGAGAAATAGAAAGGTTCAAGCAATCAGAAGTTCTTATTCCTAGAATTGAGCCATGCCACACAGCTCTAGCAAAGTGACATTTCAAAAAAAGATGGTTAAGTGTTTCCTCCTCTTCATTGCAAAGAATACATAAGGTGGAAACAGAAATGCCCCTGCTACTCAGAACTTCAAAAACTGGTAAGCTTCCATGGAGGAGTTTCCAAAtgaaattcaagattttaaGAGGAAGCTTAACTTTCCAAATTTTATCCCAAGCCTCATTTGCAATACCAAAGCATCTGTGATTCTGTGTGGCAGAAGGATACTGATCTTTAAGAAGCAATTGATAAGCTTTTTTAACCTTATAATCCCCTGAATTTGAATACTTCCATAAGATTTTGTCCTCCATGTTTGGAATTCTAGAAATAGGCAGAAGCAGAATTTCCTTAGCTACTTTTGGGTGGTACAGCTTCCTAACTACCTCCACCTTCCAAGATTTGGTCTCTTGGTCAATCAGATCAGCTACAGTTCCATTATGTAGATTATTTTCTCTTAGAATATGAACTGGAGCTTGGTACCAATCCGGATGAATAAGGGGTATATGATGCCCACTTCCAATTAACCATCTGCCTTGGTGTAAAGAAGAGTTTTGGGGTACCACAATATTCTTCCAAATCCAAGAATGATTAGGTTTAGGTTTGTAATCTCTTAGAGAAATGGAAGTACAATATTTCCTTTGAAAAGTTCTAGCTAGAAGAGAATTGGGATTATGCTGTATTCTCCAGAATTGTTTAGCAATCATGGCTTGATTGACTAAACTGAATTTTTTCAGCCCAATCCCTCCCCTGTATTTAGGTTGGCAGATTTTATCCCAACTAATGAGATGAAGTTTTCTATCCCCTAAATCATGGCCCCACCAAAAAGCTCTAGAAATAGCATCAAGCTTGTTACAGATGGTTTCAGGTAttttaaaacaagaaaaggaaTACAAAGGCATGGCTTGAAGCACAGAAGCAATCAAGGTGGCTCTACCAGCTTGGGAGAGTAGTTTGGCTTTCCATCCTTGAAGTTTCCCTTGAACTCTATCAATAACATCTTGATAATCCTCTACCCTTCTTCCCCTAAGTTTGAAATTGATTCCTAGGTATTTGGATGGATATTGGACAAGGTTGACTTGAAGAGAGGAGGCAGTAGCTTCCTGGACCTCTTGAGGTGTGTTGGGGGAGCAAAACAGGTCAGATTTGTTGAAATTAATGGCTTGTCCAGATAATGAACAATACCATAGGATAGTTCTCTTGAGAGTGGATAGAGAAGAATCttcaatttgaaaaaagaacaaggaatcatcagcaaataaaagatgagtAAAAGAAAGACCATTCCTACCCACCCGGATGCCTCTAAGGTTCCCCAAACCCTCCTCTTTTAAGAGAGCAAGAGAGAGGATGTTTGCACAAAAGAGAAATAGATAAGGTGAAAGGGGGTCACCTTGTCTGAGCCCTCTAGAAGGAGCAAAGTAAGGAGAGGGACTACCATTGATCAGAATGGCATAATGAACAGTGGTAACACACTCCTTAATCCACTTAATCCAGCAGCTACTAAAGTTCATAGATAAAAGCACAGCCTCAAGAAACTTCCAATTGACTCTATCATAAGCCTTCCAATTgactctatttttctttttaagaataCTTATGGATGCTgactttatttcttcttctttttagctAATCCAAACGTTCTTCCAAAGATTCACGTATTGGTGATGAACCGGCTTTATTTATCCATCCAAAGAAAGGTAACAAATAAGAGCCCACAACCTTGATCACTCGTCCTCCCATTTCCACCAAGGTGGGATTGTGACATATATCCCCCTAATCTGTCACAGTGGTCACAAGCTACTCCTGTTGATCAAAATCTCACTATAGGTGTGACTCTTTTACTTGctttaaataatacaaatattGTGAGTAAGAAATCATACCCTTCTTTGAGACGAGAGATAATTGCAAGACAAAACAACTGGGAGTACTCCTTAAATGTGAATGAACTTTTTAGTGAAACTAattgctcaatttttttttacatgtgatTTAACTTCTTAGTAAAACTAAttgctcaaatttttttttttttttttgacgtgTGATTGAACTTCTTAGCAAAACTaattgctcaaaaaaaaaaattcaaaacaaaaaggaaatatACACTCTTGAGAGAGAAGGATAAACCAAATCCTGCATCTTAAgtgagtattaaaaaaaaaaaaaaaaattacacccCTGAGAGAAGCATAAACCAAATTCTGCGTCTTAAGTGAGTatatttaaaagcaaaaaaaattacacctTTAAGAGAGATGGATAAAC
This genomic stretch from Quercus lobata isolate SW786 chromosome 3, ValleyOak3.0 Primary Assembly, whole genome shotgun sequence harbors:
- the LOC115980554 gene encoding uncharacterized protein LOC115980554 — encoded protein: MNFSSCWIKWIKECVTTVHYAILINGSPSPYFAPSRGLRQGDPLSPYLFLFCANILSLALLKEEGLGNLRGIRVGRNGLSFTHLLFADDSLFFFQIEDSSLSTLKRTILWYCSLSGQAINFNKSDLFCSPNTPQEVQEATASSLQVNLVQYPSKYLGINFKLRGRRVEDYQDVIDRVQGKLQGWKAKLLSQAGRATLIASVLQAMPLYSFSCFKIPETICNKLDAISRAFWWGHDLGDRKLHLISWDKICQPKYRGGIGLKKFSLVNQAMIAKQFWRIQHNPNSLLARTFQRKYCTSISLRDYKPKPNHSWIWKNIVVPQNSSLHQGRWLIGSGHHIPLIHPDWYQAPVHILRENNLHNGTVADLIDQETKSWKVEVVRKLYHPKVAKEILLLPISRIPNMEDKILWKYSNSGDYKVKKAYQLLLKDQYPSATQNHRCFGIANEAWDKIWKVKLPLKILNFIWKLLHGSLPVFEVLSSRGISVSTLCILCNEEEETLNHLFLKCHFARAVWHGSILGIRTSDCLNLSISQWVENCVMQNDPSNPIRMGLLQSIFTTLWSIWNHRNLVLHQGKNPNPMEVLLTSQSLLCRYQQAFNNSKNQKSSSSQQSKKQFTNQDWQLLIKVAASNNRKTKRSGYAYEATKVDGSNVFTGGTSCGRKPFCLAIQDAIGESMIKALEMGYSRILVLTNCKGLSQVCKLYKQPSWYQRTLIADLNHFRNQGLHLDFLFVPRYVVAHVSDLAFITTCFPVHRCKLNPNFVQV